Within Synechococcus sp. NB0720_010, the genomic segment TGGGCGGTGGTGCGCTCAACGATTTTCTGGAAGTCCGCGCTGCGGTGTCCAATGGGGTGACGCCCCATGGACTGCAGGACGCTTTCCGGCACCGGTGTGGGGCCGGGGATCATCAGAGTCAGCTTGTCCTGCATGGTGGGTGAGCCGGGGCGATCGCTGCCCGTTGGATCAGCAGCGCAATCGACCAACATAAAAAACGGACCTCACCCTTCCCTGGCCCATGGCTGAGTGCGGCTACACCCTGCCGGTCTGGGTTGCGGCTGCAGCGGTCGCGGCGGTTCGAGAGTTGCTTGGCCAGCCTTTTCAAGCGCAGGTTCCGCTCCTGCTGGATCCAGAAGTGGGCCTTGAAGCCACGGTGATTCCGGTCCAGGCCGCCGCACGGTTGGGCCCGGGGCGGGCCTTGGCCACCAGTTGCTGTGACCCCGGAGAGGTGCTGGACCTCACCCGCGGCCTGCAGGTTTGGGTGGAGGCCAGTTGGACGGATGCTGAGGGGGAACAGCCTTGGCTGGAGTTGCTGGCTGGGGAGGGTGTGGGTGTGCACGCGGCCTCCGGCGAGGCCTGCCTCTCGGCCTATGCCAGGCAATTGCTCGAGAGCAACCTTCGCCCGCTCCTGCTGGATCGCCGGGGTTTGCGGCTGACGCTCACCTTCCCGGAGGGGCGCCAACGGGCGGCGCGCACCAGCAATGCGGCCTTTGGTGTGGTGGATGGTTTGGCCCTGATTGGGACCCAGGCCCTGGTGCAGCGCAGTGCCGCGCCTGATCAACTGGACCAGGCCCGTCAGGAGTTGGCGCGTCGCAGTCAGGAGCCGGGCTGGAGCGGCGATCTGGTGCTCGTCTTGGGGGAAAACGGGCTGGATCTAGCCCCGCAGCAGGGGCTGCCTCCTGGCCTGTTGCTCAAGGCTGGCAACTGGATTGGACCGCTGCTGGTGGCTGCCGCTGAGGCAGGGGTCAGGCGCCTGCTCTTGTTTGGCTACCAGGGCAAGTTGATCAAGCTGGCGGGGGGCATCTTTCACACCCATCACCATCTGGCCGATGGACGGTTGGAGATCCTGGCGGCCCAGGCGGCCCAGCACGGGTGTTCCCTGGAGCAGATCCGGCTGCTTCTAGAGGCGGCCAGCGTTGATCAGGCCATCGCTGCGTTGGCCGAGCGTGATTCCGCCCTGGCCACGGGCTTGCAGCAGCGCTTGGCCGCCGTGATTGAGCAGCGGGCAGGGGCCTACCTGGCCAAGCACCATGACGCGGCTCCCCAGCTTGGCGCTGTCCTGTTTGATCGCAGCCGCAGCATCTGTGCCTGCGGCCCGGTCGGGGCTGCGCTGCTGGAGGGCTTTCGGGCCTGAGATCTAGGGTGATCTGAATGCCTGGGCCACAGCTGCTGGCCGCTCCATGTCAGACGTGACTCCAACCTCAATCGGTGAAACCAATCGTCATCCGGCGATTGTGATCCTTGATTTTGGTTCTCAATATTCCGAGCTGATCGCCCGTCGGGTCAGGGAAACCGAGGTTTATTCCCTGGTGATGGGGTACTCCACCAGCGCGGCTGAATTGAAGGCGCTGAATCCCAAGGGGATCATCCTGAGTGGTGGTCCCAGTTCGGTGTATGCCGAGCACGCCCCGAAGTGCGATCCAGAGATTTGGGATCTGGGCATTCCGGTCCTGGGTGTCTGCTACGGCATGCAGCTGATGGTGCAGCAGCTGGGCGGCTCTGTGGTGGCTGCCGGTCGCGCCGAGTACGGCAAGGCACCTTTATTTGTCGACGACCCCACCGACCTGCTCACCAACGTCGACGAGGGCTCGACGATGTGGATGAGCCATGGCGACTCCGTCGAGCGCTTGCCCGAAGGCTTCGTCCGTCTGGCCCACACCGAAAACACGCCTGAGGCTGCCGTCGCGGATCACCAGCGGCATCTCTACGGCGTTCAGTTCCACCCCGAAGTGGTCCATTCCGAATGCGGAATGGCCCTGATTCGCAACTTCGTCTATCACGTTTGCGGCTGCCTGCCGGATTGGACGACGGCCGCCTTCATCGATGAGGCGGTTGCGGATGTGCGCCGTCAGGTTGGCGATAAGCGCGTCCTGCTCGCCCTCTCCGGTGGTGTCGACTCCTCCACCCTCGCCTTCTTGCTGCACAAGGCGATCGGTGATCAGTTGACCTGCATGTTCATCGACCAGGGGTTCATGCGGAAGGGGGAGCCTGAATTCTTGATGGACTTCTTCGACAAGAAGTTCCACATCAGGGTCGAGTACATCAACGCCCGTGAGCGCTTCATCAACAAACTCGCTGGGGTCACCGATCCCGAGGAGAAGCGCAAGTTGATTGGCACCGAATTCATTCGGGTTTTCGAGGAAGAGAGCAAGCGCCTTGGGCCCTTTGATTACCTCGCCCAGGGAACTCTGTATCCCGATGTGATCGAGAGCGCTGGCACCAACGTCGATCCCAAAACGGGCGAGCGGGTGGCGGTGAAGATCAAGAGCCACCACAACGTGGGCGGCTTGCCGAAGGATCTCCAGTTCAAGTTGGTGGAGCCCCTCCGGCGTCTGTTTAAAGACGAGGTCCGCAAGGTGGGTCGGACCCTGGGACTTCCCGAGGAGATCGTCGGCCGCCACCCCTTCCCCGGTCCTGGCCTGGCGATCCGCATCCTCGGTGAGGTGACGGACGACAAGCTCGACATCCTGCGCGATGCCGATCTGGTGGTGCGCGAAGAGATCAAAAACGCTGGTCTATATCACGACATCTGGCAGGCCTTCGCGGTGCTGCTGCCGGTGCGCAGTGTTGGCGTGATGGGTGACAAGCGCACCTATGCCTTCCCCATTGTTCTGCGCTGTGTCTCCTCTGAAGACGGCATGACGGCGGATTGGTCCCGCTTGCCCTACGACCTGCTGGAGAAGATCTCCAACCGGATCGTGAATGAGGTGAAGGGCGTGAACCGGGTGGTGCTCGACATCACCAGCAAGCCCCCCGGCACCATCGAGTGGGAATAGACCAGAAGGGCTAACCAACTGGTATCACTGGGTTTCTTGACTACCCCGTGGCTACCCCGTAAGTTTGCGGTCAAAGCCGCGACTGGGTTTTGGGAAACCAACTACCCCGCAACTACCCCCTTTCACGCCGTCCCCTTCTCTATGGAGAAGTCCTGAAGGGTCCTCTGTCTCCACGGGGGCAGGAGGTCCTTCAGTGACAAGGGGGAAGCGTGGAGGTGGAAGCAAGCACCAGTTGCTTTGGGAGGAGGTCCCGTTTCTCAAGGTTGAGAAGACGGGCAAACCAGTCGCTATCTACAAGCGGGACGACTGCCAGCAAGACCTGCCGCTGGAGGACCGCAACTACTACGCCCACTTCCCCATAAGGGGCACCAGAGGGAAGCGTCAGTCCCTTCTGGTCGCCTCAAGGGAGGACGCCCTTATGCGGGCTCAGGAGGAGGCACTCAATATCCGCTTGCAACTGGCTCAAGGCGTCTCCGTCGTCACGACCAGCGTTGAGACCCTTGTGGAGAAGTTTTTGCTCCACAAGAAGGCACGGATACGAGGGCAGTGGGACAGCAAGCAGGAGGCAGGGCGGAAGAGCATTACCGAAGAGAGGTATGCCCTTATTGAGGGCAAGCTCCGCAACTACCTAGTGCCCTTCCTGGGGGCGAAGACCGACCTCAAGAGCGTCTCCACGAAGAAGTGGAGTGAA encodes:
- the cbiD gene encoding cobalt-precorrin-5B (C(1))-methyltransferase CbiD: MAECGYTLPVWVAAAAVAAVRELLGQPFQAQVPLLLDPEVGLEATVIPVQAAARLGPGRALATSCCDPGEVLDLTRGLQVWVEASWTDAEGEQPWLELLAGEGVGVHAASGEACLSAYARQLLESNLRPLLLDRRGLRLTLTFPEGRQRAARTSNAAFGVVDGLALIGTQALVQRSAAPDQLDQARQELARRSQEPGWSGDLVLVLGENGLDLAPQQGLPPGLLLKAGNWIGPLLVAAAEAGVRRLLLFGYQGKLIKLAGGIFHTHHHLADGRLEILAAQAAQHGCSLEQIRLLLEAASVDQAIAALAERDSALATGLQQRLAAVIEQRAGAYLAKHHDAAPQLGAVLFDRSRSICACGPVGAALLEGFRA
- the guaA gene encoding glutamine-hydrolyzing GMP synthase, with protein sequence MSDVTPTSIGETNRHPAIVILDFGSQYSELIARRVRETEVYSLVMGYSTSAAELKALNPKGIILSGGPSSVYAEHAPKCDPEIWDLGIPVLGVCYGMQLMVQQLGGSVVAAGRAEYGKAPLFVDDPTDLLTNVDEGSTMWMSHGDSVERLPEGFVRLAHTENTPEAAVADHQRHLYGVQFHPEVVHSECGMALIRNFVYHVCGCLPDWTTAAFIDEAVADVRRQVGDKRVLLALSGGVDSSTLAFLLHKAIGDQLTCMFIDQGFMRKGEPEFLMDFFDKKFHIRVEYINARERFINKLAGVTDPEEKRKLIGTEFIRVFEEESKRLGPFDYLAQGTLYPDVIESAGTNVDPKTGERVAVKIKSHHNVGGLPKDLQFKLVEPLRRLFKDEVRKVGRTLGLPEEIVGRHPFPGPGLAIRILGEVTDDKLDILRDADLVVREEIKNAGLYHDIWQAFAVLLPVRSVGVMGDKRTYAFPIVLRCVSSEDGMTADWSRLPYDLLEKISNRIVNEVKGVNRVVLDITSKPPGTIEWE